In Octopus sinensis unplaced genomic scaffold, ASM634580v1 Contig12956, whole genome shotgun sequence, the genomic window ATAACTCATTTCTACTCTTCAATCTCGAACGAGACGATGACAACCCTGGATGACTATGTGGACAGAATGGATCCGAAACAACCCGCAATTTACTACATTGGCGGAGATTCCCTCCAAACTGTCCAAAAGTCCCCATTCGTGGAACGACTTATGCGGAGGAATTATGAGATACTATATTTGTTGGATCCCGTGGATGAATATGCAGTGGGGCATCTGACGGAACACAAGGGAAAAAGATTCCAGAATATTGCTAAAGGAGATATTGAGATATCTGAGTCGGATCAAGTCGCCGAGCGCAGAGCACAGTTGGAAGTCGAGTATAAGGAATTTGGAGACAGAATTAAGTCAATTCTTAACGTCTTGATTTCCAAAGTGAAATTGTCACACCGATTGGTCAATACGTCGTGTGTGGTTGTGGCCGACACAGACGGACTGACTGGAAATATGGAGAGGATAATGACGGCACAGACCGCTCACAGGGCTCAGGATCCAACTGCCAGGTGAGAGACAAGGATTGAGGATTGGTAGATATTATATGCAAATGAAAAAGATTTTGGAAATAAATCCATATAGCTCACTTGTCAAGAAGTTGAAGAGTGACTTTGATGTACTTGGTGTTGATAATTTGTAGGTTCATGGTGGTAATGATACCGAGTGGGTGGACACTCTAAAGTTTTTTTATCAGATCTGCATGATGAGGTCTCAATATACCCCGCGTGATTCGATTGGATTTGCTAATCGTGCcgaaaaacatttgaaaaatagTTTGCAAGTGAATGATGACGATTTTTCCAATGAAGTAGTTTTTAAGTATTTTAGtgttttttagttgtttttaaTTGATGACGATATCGAAAATTCAGTAGATGTTACATCGGAGGGGGATACGTCTAATAAGATTTTTGAACCATCAATGGCTGACAGCTTGCCTCAACCAGAGGACGCTGACATCACTGCTGATCCTGTTACTGAGGTTTTCTGTATTAATCTGATTTAGGCTAATCAGGAATTATAACGTTTAGTTATTTAATTCTTTGTTCGGGTgtttttttctttgccttttacCTATAATGTGTTAATTCGTTTTAAGAGAAATTAGTTATTAAGGATGCTGATAttattttgttctatatttttaGGACTGTATTTTCCCGGTTATTTTATGTCACCGTCCAGATAGGTCGGGGCGCCAGATcggttatgtataaaatttttaataaaaactacctttcggaagttattttctttttctggtcattcttttgttgattttaatattatttttgcaaaaatattgAAGTTACTGAGTTCATAAAAAACCAACATCCAGTCATTTCCAGATAATTACCGTattgattttgcattttatttaaaaacgctTTAACCAAGGTTAGCCAAACAATTTTCAACAATAAAGTTTATTAGAAAaatccatttttaatttttaaaaatgttgtaaatttctatttttatcattaaaactcTAAAATACAATCCGGCCTACGGCCGGATGATTCAATGTGAATATTTTTccctatgcggccttcggccgcgTCGAATTTGTAAcaatggcacaattatttcacaattaagtaaatatggcacgagaaaaaacacagaacgaACCCCATGAATATTTGCAGTTAAAGTTTTTTTACTCTGCTAATATGTATCCTTTGATCTTTTTCATCCTCTTCATTAATTATCGTTACGAGTTCTCGATCCCtatttttcacaatatatttttgtgcagaTATCTCGTCGTATAATGGGTATTTTCTATAACCCGGGTTTGCATCCCCATCATGGCGTATTAAAATTTCATCGCCACTTTAAACTTCATCATATTTCCATTTTCTCcgccttttcattttttcttccgattttacaatattttcaagggcttttttcttttttttcacgaCCTCAGAATTTGTTAgttttttatttggtttctcCAAATCAGTTCCGAACAAGAGATCAAAAGGCCTTTGTTTTGTAGTTTCTTAAGTTCTGTGTCTTCGATACAAAAAAAACGCAACTTTGAGCCATTTTTAGAAATGTAGGTGTTGTTCTCCTTGAAACTAAATTTTTTGGCATATCTCCGTATTCATGCCCTTTCTTCCGAACTCAAGGAATCATCAGGGTGGCCTGATTCCAAATACTCCCTAATTTTTTCGAGGGTGTCTCGAGttaattcaactaaaaccattgattaatgctaatcttttcaactttttagaacttttttattaataagattttatttttttattatcaatatttttttgcaatgaaatgttttgtaggaaaaatatttgttttgtatttagataATTGACCTGACCGATCTGGCGCCCCGGCCGGTCTGGACGGTGACATTTTAtgtttactaatattttattaattaaacgaTGTTGTTATAGTTGaaataatttttccaaaatttgtttttttttaaaaacaaaaataatttaactgAATGCGATCGAAACAAAAAATTATGCGATCTAAATAATCAAGCTTCTACACAAGATAAATCATCTAAACTAATTCCCGAATTCCAATCAATTTATCAAACATTTGATTATGAAGATATTAACAACTTtttgcaacatttattaaatatagGAAAAGATTTGATTCTCCTATTCCAAGATATTTTTAAATTAGAAATTCCATCTTGGATGATTAATCCTTTTTTGTCGAAgccagaagaagaaaaaggaaatattcaAGAGGAATTAATTACTTTAAAATTCAATCCAGACTTAAAACTATACTATGAAAATTCAAAAACGTCAGTTATTTTTTGGCAAAATATCAAAGTGAAAGAGACTTATCCAAAATTGTGCAACGAAAAGCACGATTGCTACTCTATTTTCCGACATCATACTGtgttgtatataaaatttttaagggggtcgattaaatattagGGGGGTCAAAAAAATCAGGGGGTTGACAAgtaaaaaaaaggttgagaacccctgatttaaAGCATCAAACAAATGACTCGACCGGTTCAAGAAAAGGCACGAGTTATAAAATTCTACTAAGAATTATACTTATACCATTGAACGCTTACATAGTATATAGTCTATTTGATTATAATTCAGTCCtgagtttctttattttctctataGAAGTGCACTAAAAAGAGCCACGACCATCTTCGAAGCTCTTGACTGTGTTTGCCGAGAATTACTTATCGTGGTCTTGTAGAATTTTCTGGCTGAGGATGATACGGGTACTGTTCATACTTCAAAGACGCCGTTAAATTTACGCTAATCTTTGAAATAGTCAGACATTGAATCATATTCTCTTCCTTTGAATTTTCATGCTGgaaaattaaacaattatatcTCGTTGCAATATTCATTTGATAGACAAAACGGCCTCGGTGTCTGCTTCCTTTATcagattttaattttgaaaaatacttaAACACTTATAAAAGGATTAAAACAATTATTAACACGATAGAACACTGATTGACAGCGAGTTTAGAAAAATTTACATAGCATTAATCATTTATTTAAGTTTTTTATTCTTGCGTCGCACGACCTGTGAGGAATAGGTTAAATCCGTTTTTTCCCATGTGTCGAAAAGAGCTTCCAGGATACCCAGGAATGGGTGGCCTACCCTGCTTCAGTGCATCGATCGACGCCTTAGCTTGAACCTATCAATGAATTCACTGAAGAAGCTGAACAAAATCCCTCCTCCTGGCTCGCAGGGGAGGACTCGCGCTGTGGTTAAGCCGTCAGGATACCCTCCGTGTTCCGAAAAACACGAGCATTAGGATAGCGAGTCATCGCCTTGACAACCCGCAAATTGACATATCGTCGTCATCAACGTGGCTGAAATATGGGAATGACTCTCCCCGATCAGACAGGTTATTCTCACAACGGAAACAGTGTAATAACTGTAAAAGTAAGGCAATGACCATTGACCATTTAGCCACGAAGTGCGGAGTATGCTTTACTATAATTACACATGGAGACATAACGAGATGGTGAAGTCCCTTCGTCTTTTGCTCTGCAATAAGTGAGTCTTGGGACGGTCCAGAAAGTTGCAAAACCATCGAGTTCAATCGTTGTGTGAGAACTCAAAGGTGTGCATTAAAGTGGATACCCCCATACGCACCTCGATTGTTGTCCAGCACAAACCGGATATTGTGGTCCACAATAAGGTCACCGGGGAGATTGTTATTGTGGATGTGGACATCACGTGCCTAGACAGTTTGCAGTTTGCAGAAAGTGTAAGTGGAAATAGGAGGAAGTATGATTTCCTTGCAAACGAGCAAGGGATAATACATCAGTTCAAAGTCCATGTCATTCCGTGtgtgatgacatgggatggactggtcaccaaataccacaagaGGTACTTAAGACTGCTGGGTGTAGACAAGTCTCTACAGGGTAATATGCAGTCAACTGTTCTTGAGAGGACTCTGGAGAGTGTCTCGTTTGATCCTTCCCTGACATTTACTCAGCACTTTCTCAAaggtctacagtgccagagaagaAAAGGTGCGTGGAGTGCCATTCTCTGTTCACTTCTAAGGCTCTGCACTTAGGCaattaattagtttttttatCCATAAAGTTTAGTTTACCTGACCATGAATCCATGGTGTTTTAGGGCTTCCGCATATGTGTATGATTTTTAAGTAATTACACATTGTTTCCATACATTTATTCttaaattcttttacattatCCTTCTGTAGAATTAACGGTTCTGAtaattttttgtatctttttttagATTTctccaaaattatttattttttaaataacgtTGAGGGGCTATTACCCAACCCGGAGTATTATCCAACCCGTAACATAATATGATTAGAAAATGTTTTTGGGATGTGAGAgaatgtgaaaaaatatttatgggtACGAGCTCTCAAAAGGTTTGGGAAGCCCTGCTATAAACAATAATTCCATTAGTCTTGTGCATGTATGATTTTTGAGGTTATTTTGTAGGTTATGGTTCAAGAACTTAATTTTCCCGAATTATTAATCTGAAGATCTTTTAACTTTTCTGGGTTTAAAACCGTAGattgttaaaagtttttttaCTTTGATAGTTTTAAAGCCATTAAAAAAGCCACAAAAAAACCATAATTTAGTGCAATTCACAAAGAATTTATTCTCAAATTATTATACTATGATGCAGTGCCACAGTCTATCATAACTATAAATATAAGAGACATTTGCGATTCATAACGAGCTTGCTATAGAAAAATGAAAGTAAGTTTCATATTTTGTCAATTTTAtcgttaaattaaatttatttcattttaaagataAATCATTTTTGTcggatttaaacaaaaattttatgcAGATAATAAGAAAAGAAACCTCCGAAAATACCTTAATTTTTCTCAtcatttttacatataaaaatcaGCAAAgtctattaaattacaaaatttacATTACACGAATTTTAGATTGGGTGATAAGTTTCTGGATAAACACTACCATCCAACACCGAGGATCTGAGTTTTGCAGTATTAGGATTAAGAATTTGTGATCGACCGAGTCAAAATGTTTTTTAACATCAATCTACATAGAAAAGAACTTATTCTCATTTTTTTAGTTTATAAACTAATTGCAGATGACGTCGACTTCGTGTCAGACGACAAATCGGCCTTACTTCGACTCCTTGAAGTGGCACCTGCTGAGCTGAACAGATGGTTCCTTAAAATGAACGTTGGAAAAACCGACATCGTTGAAATCATGAGGATGGAGAGCAGCTCAAGTGAAGCCTGGCGCAAAACGAACAAACTCGGTTCTCTACTTGGGGACGGCCATGATATTGTCAGAAGAAAGGCTCTCGCTTGGGCCACgatgaacaagataaagaaagagtggatcggcaaacgacgactctgtacgtcacttcgtctgaggatgtatgaagcctttgtcaaaccaatcctgacatataattcggcgacctggggaatgtctagtactgaacaacgtggactcgattcttttcaccgcaggcaacttagatccctacggattgaactggcctataagaatcaaccaggaatcgctatacaatagatgcagaactggccctctgagtgtggaaatc contains:
- the LOC115229535 gene encoding endoplasmin-like; translation: MGINEDTGNRNRLAKITHFYSSISNETMTTLDDYVDRMDPKQPAIYYIGGDSLQTVQKSPFVERLMRRNYEILYLLDPVDEYAVGHLTEHKGKRFQNIAKGDIEISESDQVAERRAQLEVEYKEFGDRIKSILNVLISKVKLSHRLVNTSCVVVADTDGLTGNMERIMTAQTAHRAQDPTAR